The Syntrophales bacterium genome includes the window TACGGAAAAAAACCGCACCCTAACTGCCTGATTTGTCAAGTGTTTTTATTGCTTATACTCAATATTTTTTCGCCCCTTGCGATGCTGAAACCATTGATGAATCATAGCCTTATATGCAAGTCCCTAACCGGACATTGCTGAATAGCATTAATAATAATGCAGGATGAAGAAATAAAATATATACGATACATTCAAGATCCCATAAACAAAATTGATTATGAACAAGTAGTAAAGGTTGTTACTTGGAAAAGTAAAAAATACGATACACATGCAAGAAGTGAAATACAATTTGATAAATAAATATTTTAAATCTCATTCATCAATATTCCACTGTTCACAAGATAGGCGCTCAAGAGGGATGTGGCGAAACTGCTGCCATGCACCTTAGCTTGATCGGTAGAAACTTTCAAGAGGAATGAATATGCCAAAACCGAGAGACACCTTGTGTTCTTATGGAGTCAAGAATGTTGTAAACTACCCTGGGACGCCGGGGTAAAATGGGAGGAGAGAATCTGTGTTTCACCTGATGCCAGAGAGCATGATTTGTAGAGTAGATCCTCCTCCCACTGCTTTGTTCATAACTCGTACGGTATCATAAACCTTCCCAAATGGGAATGAGTTTGTACTTGCAAGGTTGATTCGAACGAAGCTTTTTACCAAAGGTGATATTATTAGAGGGGGGGGTATTTATATGTCAGTATCGGTTCTTGGGATAGATATTGCGAAACAGAAGTTCGATGCCGCACTTCTTGTAGATGGGAAGACAAAACATAAAGCCTGCAAGAATTCGGTGGAAGGTTTTGAGACGTTGAGGCTCTGGCTTGAGAAACAGGGGATTCAAAAGGTCCATGCCTGTCTGGAAGCGACTGGCAACTATGGAGAGGATTTAGCGATCTATCTTCATGAAGCCGGCCACATTGTCAGCATTGTCAATCCCGCCCGCATCAAGGGTTTTGGCCAGAGTGAACTGATTCGCACCAAGACGGATAAGATTGACGCCGCCTTGATTGCCAGGTTCTGTTTGGCTATGAAACCGGGTCCCTGGATTCCACCTCCACCAGAGATCAGATCCCTGAGAGCTCTGGTCAGGCGGGTTGATAGCCTGATCGACATGCGAAGTCAGGAGAAGAATCGGATCGGCACGGCACATGAAGTTGTCTCTCTTTTGATCAAAGAACATATCGCTTATTTGGATCAAGAGATTGAAAAAATCAGACAACAAATTGCCGATCTGATCGGACAAGATCCTAATCTTAAACGGAAACATGATTTGCTGGATTCTATTCCCGGTATCGGTAAGGCAACCATTCCTCACATCCTGGCAGAATTAGATGATCTGGAAAAATTTGATCATGTGCGTCAACTGGTGGCGTTCATCGGACTCGCGCCAAAGGAAACGCTCTCAGGATCATCTATTAAAGGCAAACCCAGATTATGTAAAATCGGACATGCGCGGCTCAGGAAAGCCCTTTACATGCCGGCGTTGGTGTCGATTCAATGCAATCCCGTTATGATTGCCTTTTATAACCGCCTAAAGGATAAAGGTAAAAATGGTAAAGTTATAGTCTGTGCGATTATGCGGAAACTGGTTCACGTTATCTTTGGAGTCCTGAAATCCGGGAAAAAGTATGATCCCAACTATAAGCCAGTTGCCGCTTGACAAGAACGGTATCTACAAAGCATGAATCTCGATAACCGAGGAATAGTTAAGGTTATCGCTTGAAAGAAAGAGCCGCCCCACCTGAAGATGAGGCGACTCGGATTGACAAGTGAAGTCATACTCCCCACTGATTCTGTACTATTCTATTTGAAAATGTCCGTCAATGGAAGTGTTAGTCCCACCTCGGGTTGGTAACGCAGGAAAGCAGGGATGGGATAACGAATTCCTCTTTCATGTGTCTTGGCAAGTCCTTCCACAAGATCTTTCAGATGTGAAGCAGGTAGTGCGTAAACCATTTCGTGATCCTGTGCAGTCGCCCAAACTCGATCCCCATTACCAGGTACAACGACTTTAGGGGATTGATCCAAGAAAGCCGCTATTACTCCTTCCGTGCATGAAGCGGCCCGCCCGGAAAATGAGCATGTAATCGGTTTTCCAGTATGGTAGGTACTGCCATGCAAACAACGCATGAGTTGGGCCGGGCTGAGATACATTAATATTACATCCGGTTCAATTTTGGTCCGTTCCAGGGGTGAGTAAATAACAGCCTCGCATTGACCCTGTTTAAGGAATCTGAAGGACTGGAGAATTGTATTGGCTGCTTCACTATCTGCAGCATAATTCATTTTTGAAAGAAATTTCACCGCTTTGTCTATATTTGCAGGTTCCCAACCATAGGTATGTCCAGAAATAGCGCATCCCGAATCCTCTTTGGTCATTGCAATAGTCCATCCGTATTTGCGAGCAATCGCTTGGGCTTGGCAATGCGCAATTTTGACCTTGAGATCTTTTAATGGTGTCCTT containing:
- a CDS encoding DUF169 domain-containing protein yields the protein MKEWQELGKELNSYLKLETFPVAVKFLQRKNEIPDGTRTPLKDLKVKIAHCQAQAIARKYGWTIAMTKEDSGCAISGHTYGWEPANIDKAVKFLSKMNYAADSEAANTILQSFRFLKQGQCEAVIYSPLERTKIEPDVILMYLSPAQLMRCLHGSTYHTGKPITCSFSGRAASCTEGVIAAFLDQSPKVVVPGNGDRVWATAQDHEMVYALPASHLKDLVEGLAKTHERGIRYPIPAFLRYQPEVGLTLPLTDIFK
- a CDS encoding IS110 family transposase, which encodes MSVSVLGIDIAKQKFDAALLVDGKTKHKACKNSVEGFETLRLWLEKQGIQKVHACLEATGNYGEDLAIYLHEAGHIVSIVNPARIKGFGQSELIRTKTDKIDAALIARFCLAMKPGPWIPPPPEIRSLRALVRRVDSLIDMRSQEKNRIGTAHEVVSLLIKEHIAYLDQEIEKIRQQIADLIGQDPNLKRKHDLLDSIPGIGKATIPHILAELDDLEKFDHVRQLVAFIGLAPKETLSGSSIKGKPRLCKIGHARLRKALYMPALVSIQCNPVMIAFYNRLKDKGKNGKVIVCAIMRKLVHVIFGVLKSGKKYDPNYKPVAA